Part of the Methylomonas rapida genome is shown below.
AACGCCGCGTTCAGTTGCAAACCGCGGTGCAAAACAGCCAGTACAGCATTGACAACTTATTGGGCGACAGCCAGGCCATGGTATCGTTGCGCACCATGCTGCGGCAGGTCGCCAAAGTGCCGTTCTCCAGCCTGATCATCAGCGGCGAAACCGGCTCCGGCAAAGGCATGGTCGCCCGCACCCTGCATTATTCCGGCGTGCGCTCGCAGGCACCCTTGGTCGAAATCAACTGCGCCGCCTTGCCGCGCGAGTTGCTGGAAGCGGAATTGTTCGGTTACGAAGCCGGCTCCTTTACCGGCGCCAAGAAGCGCCATCGCGGGCTGTTCGAACAAGCCCATACCGGCACGCTGTTTCTGGATGAAATCGGCGAAATGGATTTGGATTTGCAAAGCAAGCTATTGAAAGCCGTGGAAGACTTGCGCATCCGCCGCCTCGGCGGAGAAGCCGAAATCAGTGTCGATGTGCAAATCATCGCCGCCAGCAATTTAGACTTGCAGGAAAAAGTCGCCGCCGGCCTGTTCCGGCAGGATTTGTATCATCGCCTGAACGTGATCAACATTCGGGTGCCGGCCCTGCGTGAGCGCAAGCGGGACCTGGAACAACTGGTGCCGCAATTCATCGCCGACTGCAACCGCAAATCCGCCAAGTCGGTCAGCCAGATTTCCGAGCAAGCCTGGCAATTGATCAAGGCCTACAATTGGCCGGGCAATATCCGTGAATTGCGCAATGTGCTGGAACGCTGCGTGTTATTGGCCAGCGACAAAAATCTGCCGGTGGAATGGCTGCAATTGCAAAATGTCCAAGGCACGACGACCGCGCCCAGCACCACGCAAGAAGGCGTGTTCATTCCGCTGGACGGCAGCTTGAGCCTGCACGAAATGGAAAAATTCATCATTCAGGAAGCCTTGAACCGCTGCGACGCCAACGTCACCGCCGCCGCCCGCATGCTCGGCACCACCCGGGAAACCTTGCGCTACCGGGTGCAGAAATATCATTTGAAGGCCAGGTTTTGATGTTATGCGTGACCGAGGATGACAGGGGCATCAAAGCTCAATTGTAACAATTCGGTCATACGTTCAAGGTTAGAATAGTGCTGTAATCACGGTAGTTCGCGGACTGCCGATGCCAATCCTACTGTTCTCAACCCAAACCATTGAATCCCAACTTTTCCGTCCATCCCAATAATTTCAATTCGTTGATGCTGTTTGGCCTGAGCCTGGGCAATTATGCCCTGATGTACTGGGCCAATATCTTCCTGGCCAGGCATCTTGAAATCGGCGAATTCGATGATTTC
Proteins encoded:
- a CDS encoding sigma-54-dependent transcriptional regulator is translated as MTNTLLIIEDEALLAAELARFFRKADWEVSIVNSLQEAESFLREQDLDPLVVLSDMNLPDGNALDLLEKLKPEIESSEWVFLTGYGSVADSVRAVRLGAYDFIEKPCSVDRLNLLVEGAARSARAQRRVQLQTAVQNSQYSIDNLLGDSQAMVSLRTMLRQVAKVPFSSLIISGETGSGKGMVARTLHYSGVRSQAPLVEINCAALPRELLEAELFGYEAGSFTGAKKRHRGLFEQAHTGTLFLDEIGEMDLDLQSKLLKAVEDLRIRRLGGEAEISVDVQIIAASNLDLQEKVAAGLFRQDLYHRLNVINIRVPALRERKRDLEQLVPQFIADCNRKSAKSVSQISEQAWQLIKAYNWPGNIRELRNVLERCVLLASDKNLPVEWLQLQNVQGTTTAPSTTQEGVFIPLDGSLSLHEMEKFIIQEALNRCDANVTAAARMLGTTRETLRYRVQKYHLKARF